One Nostocoides sp. HKS02 genomic window carries:
- a CDS encoding Gfo/Idh/MocA family protein, translating into MVGYAFMGAAHSQAWRTAPRMFDLPLAPEMSVLVGRDEHRVGAAAQRMGWATTETDWRRVVERDDVDLVDICTPGDTHADIAIAALEAGKHVLCEKPLANSVDEAERMADAARTARESGVRSMVGFTYRRVPAIALAKRLVEQGRVGQVRHVRAQYLQDWIADPEAPLSWRLDKKKAGSGALGDIGAHALDLAQFLTGDTVVEVSGNLRTFVTERPIASDHAGLAGTASSERGPVTVDDAASFLAQFAGGAMGVFEATRFAYGRKNALRIEINGSKGSLAFDFEDMNVLEFYDAAESSDTAGFRRILATEPEHPYVAAWWPPGHGLGYEHGFSHQVVDLVSAIAAGVDPTPSFDDGLQVQRVLDAVETSSASRAWQTVPA; encoded by the coding sequence ATGGTCGGCTATGCCTTCATGGGTGCCGCGCATTCGCAGGCCTGGCGGACCGCGCCCAGGATGTTCGACCTCCCACTCGCTCCCGAGATGTCGGTCCTCGTCGGCCGTGACGAGCACCGCGTCGGTGCGGCGGCCCAGAGGATGGGCTGGGCGACGACCGAGACCGACTGGCGCCGGGTGGTCGAACGGGACGACGTCGACCTCGTCGACATCTGTACCCCCGGTGACACCCACGCCGACATCGCCATCGCTGCACTGGAGGCCGGCAAGCACGTCCTCTGCGAGAAGCCGCTGGCGAACTCGGTGGATGAGGCGGAGCGGATGGCGGACGCAGCTCGGACGGCACGCGAAAGCGGGGTGCGGTCGATGGTCGGCTTCACCTATCGCCGAGTACCGGCAATCGCCCTCGCCAAACGGCTTGTCGAACAGGGGCGCGTCGGCCAGGTGCGCCACGTCCGCGCTCAGTACCTCCAGGACTGGATCGCAGACCCTGAAGCACCCCTTTCCTGGCGGCTCGACAAGAAGAAGGCCGGTTCGGGGGCGCTGGGCGACATCGGAGCCCACGCGCTGGACCTCGCCCAGTTCCTGACGGGCGACACCGTTGTCGAGGTCTCGGGAAACCTGAGGACGTTCGTCACCGAACGCCCCATCGCCAGCGACCACGCGGGCCTGGCGGGCACAGCATCGTCCGAGCGGGGGCCGGTGACCGTCGACGACGCAGCGAGCTTCCTGGCCCAGTTTGCCGGCGGCGCGATGGGGGTGTTCGAAGCCACTCGGTTTGCCTACGGCCGCAAGAACGCCCTACGCATCGAGATCAACGGGTCCAAGGGAAGTCTCGCCTTCGACTTCGAGGACATGAACGTCCTCGAGTTCTACGACGCAGCCGAGTCCTCGGACACCGCGGGCTTTCGCCGCATCCTCGCCACCGAGCCGGAGCATCCGTACGTCGCCGCGTGGTGGCCTCCGGGGCACGGCCTCGGTTACGAGCACGGCTTCAGTCACCAGGTCGTCGACCTCGTGTCAGCCATCGCCGCAGGCGTTGACCCGACGCCGTCATTCGACGACGGCCTCCAAGTGCAACGTGTCCTCGATGCGGTCGAGACCAGTTCCGCTTCGCGGGCCTGGCAGACCGTCCCCGCCTGA
- a CDS encoding TIM barrel protein, translating to MNRLDSLSVNLEYMFQEAGEDLASRVRAASRAGFTKAEIFWTHDKDLDALEAALDETGVQLWTVLVDPRTTRLVLKDTHAGFLDDVRRTVADAVRLKCPYVVVGSGPAVPYLKRPVQIGIMTEAVAGAAEIAADADVTLLVEAVNTRMDHPGVLTSMTSDSVAVVRGVDSPHARVLYDLYHSVVEGEDPTVVLPEVIDVVAHVQIADAPGRGEPGSGAIDWPAAFALLDQVGYAGAVGVECYPTIASTADALGYLRQVAAGEQVVAR from the coding sequence GTGAACCGGCTCGACTCCCTCTCGGTCAACCTGGAGTACATGTTCCAGGAGGCTGGCGAAGACCTCGCCTCCCGTGTGCGTGCCGCTTCCCGGGCCGGGTTCACCAAGGCCGAGATCTTCTGGACCCACGACAAGGACCTCGACGCGCTCGAGGCTGCCCTCGACGAGACGGGTGTCCAGCTGTGGACGGTGCTCGTCGACCCTCGGACAACTCGGCTCGTCCTCAAGGACACCCACGCGGGCTTCCTCGACGACGTTCGACGGACCGTCGCCGATGCGGTGCGGCTCAAGTGTCCGTACGTCGTCGTCGGGTCCGGCCCGGCCGTTCCCTATCTCAAGCGACCGGTCCAGATCGGGATCATGACGGAGGCGGTCGCTGGCGCCGCCGAGATCGCGGCCGATGCCGACGTCACTCTGCTGGTCGAGGCCGTCAACACCCGGATGGACCACCCGGGCGTGCTGACCAGCATGACCTCCGACTCGGTGGCCGTCGTCCGCGGGGTCGACTCCCCGCATGCCCGTGTCCTCTACGACCTGTACCACTCCGTCGTCGAGGGCGAGGACCCGACCGTCGTGCTTCCTGAGGTCATCGACGTGGTCGCCCACGTGCAGATTGCGGATGCCCCCGGCAGGGGAGAGCCGGGCAGCGGCGCCATTGACTGGCCGGCCGCCTTCGCGCTGCTCGACCAAGTCGGGTATGCCGGCGCGGTCGGGGTCGAGTGCTACCCCACCATCGCGTCGACAGCCGACGCGCTCGGGTACTTGCGACAGGTGGCCGCAGGCGAACAGGTCGTGGCGCGATGA
- a CDS encoding TetR/AcrR family transcriptional regulator, protein MTPPGGELVKQPMQERSRQSFDRAVEAATALMVERRSGAITVAEVAARSGVSTGSIYARVASKDDLIRVAHARLMERLAIETHLALSLDAGSHEALEALVGRAVRALAELLRRHADELAPFMRLAHNDPVIAAGGKNAHEDMVSAFSKALLSAGEAITRPDPDAAVTWSCTVVYSVLARQLGLGSDPEAAMEQPWEELLAVLVEMVAAYLSPG, encoded by the coding sequence ATGACGCCCCCCGGCGGCGAACTCGTCAAGCAACCCATGCAAGAGCGGAGTCGCCAGTCGTTCGACCGCGCAGTCGAGGCTGCCACGGCGCTGATGGTCGAGCGGCGCTCTGGCGCGATCACGGTGGCCGAGGTCGCCGCGCGCTCAGGGGTCTCGACCGGGTCCATCTACGCTCGGGTCGCCAGCAAGGACGACCTGATCCGTGTTGCCCATGCCCGGCTGATGGAACGCCTCGCCATCGAGACCCATCTCGCCCTGAGTTTGGATGCCGGGTCTCATGAGGCGTTGGAGGCCCTGGTGGGGCGCGCAGTTCGCGCGCTTGCGGAGCTGTTGCGCAGGCATGCAGATGAGCTGGCACCCTTCATGCGACTGGCCCACAACGACCCGGTGATCGCCGCAGGCGGCAAGAACGCGCACGAGGACATGGTGTCGGCCTTCTCCAAGGCGCTGCTGTCCGCTGGCGAGGCCATCACCCGCCCGGATCCGGACGCGGCCGTTACCTGGTCCTGCACGGTCGTGTACAGCGTCCTCGCCAGGCAGCTGGGGCTGGGCAGTGACCCAGAAGCGGCGATGGAGCAACCGTGGGAAGAGCTGCTGGCTGTCCTGGTCGAGATGGTGGCTGCCTATCTGAGCCCGGGTTGA
- a CDS encoding nuclear transport factor 2 family protein: protein MAGLESGLMDPEIAKDVPPYVFSGGEVDGKPVWAHWVWCKYGVDFIKQDGAWRIWHFRCYEVARAPFNRDWISFAKDNQHSHDSQLAWFGDDGKPVFLPTVDGPIVTEKYEPYANDTAQKLAPEPPRPYGTFEDSFR, encoded by the coding sequence ATGGCGGGCCTGGAGTCCGGGCTCATGGATCCAGAGATCGCCAAGGATGTTCCGCCGTATGTGTTCTCCGGTGGCGAGGTCGACGGCAAGCCGGTGTGGGCCCACTGGGTGTGGTGCAAGTACGGCGTCGACTTCATCAAGCAGGACGGCGCATGGCGGATCTGGCACTTCCGTTGCTACGAGGTGGCCAGAGCGCCGTTCAACCGCGACTGGATCAGCTTCGCCAAGGACAACCAGCACAGCCACGACTCGCAGCTGGCATGGTTCGGTGACGACGGCAAGCCGGTCTTCCTTCCCACGGTTGACGGCCCGATCGTGACGGAGAAGTACGAGCCGTACGCCAACGACACCGCCCAGAAGCTCGCTCCGGAACCGCCGCGCCCGTACGGCACGTTCGAGGACTCGTTCCGGTGA
- a CDS encoding GMC oxidoreductase, with protein MDVAIVGSGPTGAAYARVLSELRPDLELVSFEAGPLLADPPGLHVKNIADAEERAAAQRRSEGLVASDSEDRRLRRAGTHLLPDGFQQPGEDGIPSLAMSSNVGGMGAHWTAACPRPGDSEVIGFIDNLDELLDEAERLLGVSTHAFDGAPFADEVRARLGRAFDDSRPTGRKVQPMPLAVQTRDDGRVTWSGSDVVYGDATRSNPRHSLFPEAQVRVLRLEDGCVSGVVVRDLQDGTEHYVAAGQVVVAADAVRTPQLLWASGIRPRALGRYLNDQSQVIFAARLRDVVAADAAEGKASGKPRIARQSGVSWVPFTDAEPFHGQVMQLDASPVPLAPDDVVEPGSIVGLGWFCAKDLQETDRLEFDDEQTDAYGMPAIRVHYTLTDRDLAALEQARQTVRKAAEALGEPLDADPITLPPGASLHYQGTARMGATDDGTSVCDPLSRVWGVDGLRVAGNGLIPTSTACNPTLTSVALAVAGARDIASTYPKQEGTLP; from the coding sequence GTGGATGTTGCCATCGTCGGAAGTGGTCCGACCGGTGCCGCCTACGCACGCGTCCTCAGCGAGCTGCGTCCCGATCTTGAGCTCGTCTCGTTTGAGGCGGGACCCCTCTTGGCGGACCCGCCCGGGCTCCATGTCAAGAACATCGCCGACGCTGAGGAAAGGGCGGCCGCGCAGCGCCGCTCAGAAGGCCTCGTCGCCTCGGACTCTGAGGACCGGCGGCTGCGTCGCGCCGGAACCCATCTGCTTCCCGACGGCTTCCAACAGCCGGGCGAGGACGGCATACCTTCGCTCGCGATGTCGAGCAACGTCGGTGGGATGGGCGCGCACTGGACCGCAGCATGTCCGCGACCGGGTGACAGCGAGGTGATCGGGTTCATCGACAACCTCGACGAACTCCTCGACGAAGCCGAGCGCCTCCTCGGTGTATCCACCCACGCCTTCGACGGCGCGCCCTTCGCCGACGAAGTGCGAGCACGCCTTGGCAGGGCTTTCGACGATTCGCGCCCGACGGGTCGCAAGGTCCAGCCCATGCCCTTGGCGGTACAGACCCGCGACGACGGTCGGGTGACCTGGTCGGGATCCGACGTGGTCTACGGCGACGCCACGCGGTCCAACCCGCGGCACAGCCTCTTCCCCGAAGCGCAGGTCCGTGTGCTTCGGCTCGAGGACGGTTGCGTGTCAGGTGTCGTGGTCCGCGACCTGCAGGACGGGACCGAACACTACGTGGCGGCCGGCCAGGTCGTCGTGGCGGCTGATGCGGTCCGGACCCCGCAGCTGCTGTGGGCGTCGGGCATCCGTCCGCGGGCCCTGGGCCGCTACCTCAACGACCAGTCCCAGGTCATTTTCGCGGCACGGCTCCGAGACGTCGTCGCCGCAGACGCTGCGGAGGGCAAGGCGTCGGGGAAGCCCAGAATCGCCCGTCAAAGCGGTGTGAGCTGGGTTCCCTTCACCGATGCGGAGCCGTTCCACGGCCAGGTCATGCAGCTGGACGCCTCGCCCGTACCGCTGGCCCCCGACGATGTCGTCGAGCCCGGCAGCATCGTCGGCCTGGGCTGGTTCTGTGCCAAGGACCTTCAGGAGACAGACCGACTCGAGTTCGATGACGAGCAGACGGACGCGTACGGAATGCCGGCCATCCGTGTCCACTACACGCTCACGGACAGGGATCTGGCAGCGCTCGAACAGGCCCGCCAGACCGTTCGAAAGGCGGCCGAGGCGCTCGGTGAACCTCTCGACGCTGACCCGATCACCTTGCCGCCCGGTGCGTCCTTGCACTACCAGGGCACGGCGCGCATGGGCGCGACCGACGACGGCACCTCGGTGTGCGACCCGCTGTCCCGGGTCTGGGGTGTCGACGGACTGAGGGTGGCCGGGAACGGGCTGATCCCCACGTCCACCGCATGCAATCCCACCCTGACCTCGGTCGCGCTGGCCGTGGCAGGTGCTCGCGACATCGCCAGCACCTATCCGAAGCAGGAAGGAACCCTCCCGTGA
- a CDS encoding thioredoxin family protein gives MSDTTTKVRRRTAGDDAPSISLPDSQGQTVSADYSANAATVVVFTSNGCPYALAWHDRIQQIAMDYDERGVQLVQIVSNDGELQPKDSLEGMRVRVAAGEVAGTYLKDVQQSVTASFGATATPEVFVVDADGVIRYHGAPDGNHDDPTQDAKFVRDALESVLVGEPVHRPTTSPAGCSVKWRVELLWYDGCPSHGAAETLLTECLTEIGRTDVRVDRVQVSSPEQAASRSFPGSPTFQVGGSDLFAVDAPSALACRTYQHPDGRISPLPSKEDLIAQLRDALARPWDLPGWHDFRAASRPTAGA, from the coding sequence GTGTCCGACACGACCACGAAGGTCCGCAGGCGGACCGCCGGAGATGACGCCCCAAGCATCAGCCTCCCGGACTCCCAGGGCCAAACGGTCAGCGCGGACTACTCCGCCAACGCGGCCACCGTCGTTGTCTTCACCTCAAACGGGTGCCCCTACGCCCTCGCCTGGCACGACCGCATCCAGCAGATCGCCATGGACTACGACGAGCGTGGCGTTCAGCTCGTCCAGATCGTGAGCAACGACGGAGAGCTCCAGCCGAAGGACTCCCTCGAAGGAATGCGGGTGCGCGTCGCCGCGGGTGAGGTCGCCGGGACGTACCTCAAGGACGTCCAGCAGTCGGTCACCGCGTCCTTCGGTGCCACCGCTACCCCCGAAGTCTTTGTGGTGGACGCCGATGGCGTGATTCGCTACCACGGCGCACCCGACGGCAACCACGACGACCCCACCCAGGACGCCAAGTTCGTCCGGGACGCCCTCGAAAGCGTGCTGGTGGGCGAGCCGGTCCACCGCCCCACCACCTCGCCCGCCGGCTGTTCGGTCAAGTGGCGTGTCGAGCTGCTCTGGTACGACGGCTGCCCCAGCCACGGAGCCGCCGAGACCCTGTTGACGGAATGCCTCACCGAGATCGGCCGCACCGACGTCCGTGTGGATCGGGTCCAGGTCAGCAGCCCCGAGCAGGCAGCAAGTCGATCCTTCCCCGGGTCCCCGACCTTCCAGGTTGGCGGCAGCGACCTCTTCGCCGTCGACGCCCCTTCGGCGCTCGCCTGTCGGACCTACCAGCACCCCGACGGACGTATCTCTCCCCTCCCGTCCAAGGAAGACCTCATCGCCCAACTGCGGGATGCGCTCGCCCGACCCTGGGACCTCCCCGGGTGGCACGACTTCCGCGCCGCCTCCAGGCCCACCGCAGGCGCCTGA
- a CDS encoding GMC oxidoreductase, producing the protein MSSDRLKVIVIGSGPTGAVYARRLLERSDSVSVLMVEAGPALSDPLGMNVRNIADKEEQTAAKLASQGPAAGRAGMAGIPTGGMEGTVTARQGTHLVGRAAEGSTGMPAAAAATCVGGQGAHWTCATPRPIGTERIDFLEAELDDLLDEAERLLHTTHEAFSGAPQAAALLGLVADEFAADGLLVQPLPVAGDPRADGSMRWSGTDVVLGELATPGAKSDRFELRTGTLAVRLIVEDDTVVGAILRDVATGAETQERADAVVVAADALRTPQLLWASGIRPEALGRYLTEHPLIFGVVAVKEGLLPPVGAAAAPVDPVRVVVGIRFDQELHPFHAQLIYSPVCPIPLPPDSPFIGNPGGYVGMGWGVRKWPRAEDRLLFVDDEPDENQLPGIRIAYEVTQREEAELDHARDFLDRAAAALGTFIDGMPVVMPPGSSLHYMGTVRMGAHDDGTSVCDPDSRVWGVNGLVLAGNGLIPTANSCNPTLTSVALAVRGADALIERLATTQTRAQTEEAR; encoded by the coding sequence ATGAGCAGCGACCGCCTCAAGGTCATCGTCATCGGGTCCGGACCGACGGGAGCGGTGTACGCCCGTCGTCTACTGGAGCGAAGCGACTCCGTCTCGGTCCTGATGGTCGAGGCCGGCCCCGCGCTCAGCGACCCTCTCGGCATGAACGTGCGCAACATCGCGGACAAGGAGGAGCAGACGGCAGCCAAGCTCGCTTCGCAAGGGCCCGCCGCTGGTCGTGCAGGGATGGCTGGCATCCCCACGGGCGGCATGGAGGGCACGGTCACCGCGCGGCAGGGAACACACCTGGTCGGGCGCGCGGCTGAGGGAAGCACCGGTATGCCGGCTGCTGCGGCTGCGACCTGTGTCGGAGGTCAGGGGGCCCACTGGACGTGCGCAACCCCGCGGCCGATAGGCACCGAGCGCATCGACTTCCTCGAAGCGGAGTTGGACGACCTGCTCGACGAGGCAGAGCGACTCCTGCACACCACCCACGAAGCGTTCAGTGGTGCGCCGCAGGCTGCGGCACTCCTGGGACTCGTCGCGGACGAGTTCGCAGCGGACGGTCTGCTCGTCCAACCGCTCCCTGTCGCCGGCGACCCCCGGGCCGACGGCTCGATGCGCTGGTCTGGCACGGATGTGGTGCTGGGGGAGCTCGCCACACCGGGGGCGAAGTCGGATCGATTCGAGCTCCGGACAGGAACCCTTGCCGTACGCCTCATCGTCGAGGACGACACGGTCGTGGGCGCCATCCTGCGCGATGTCGCCACCGGAGCCGAGACCCAAGAACGGGCTGACGCGGTCGTCGTTGCCGCCGATGCCCTGCGAACCCCCCAGCTGCTGTGGGCATCGGGGATCAGGCCCGAGGCACTGGGTCGGTACCTGACCGAGCACCCGCTCATCTTCGGTGTCGTCGCGGTCAAGGAAGGGCTGCTCCCGCCAGTCGGTGCAGCTGCTGCTCCGGTCGACCCGGTTCGCGTGGTGGTGGGGATTCGCTTCGACCAGGAGCTCCACCCATTCCACGCACAGCTCATCTACAGCCCGGTGTGCCCGATCCCGCTCCCGCCGGACAGCCCTTTCATCGGCAATCCCGGAGGCTATGTCGGCATGGGCTGGGGGGTCCGGAAGTGGCCGCGCGCCGAAGACCGACTTCTGTTCGTTGACGATGAACCCGACGAGAACCAGCTGCCGGGCATCAGGATTGCCTACGAGGTCACGCAACGCGAAGAGGCCGAACTCGACCACGCCCGGGACTTCCTGGACCGCGCTGCAGCCGCCTTGGGAACCTTCATCGACGGGATGCCAGTCGTGATGCCACCAGGAAGCTCCCTGCACTACATGGGCACGGTCCGCATGGGGGCACACGACGACGGCACCAGCGTCTGCGACCCCGATTCGCGGGTCTGGGGTGTGAACGGGCTCGTCCTGGCCGGCAACGGCCTGATTCCGACCGCGAACTCGTGCAACCCCACGCTGACCAGCGTCGCGCTCGCCGTGCGCGGCGCCGACGCCCTGATCGAGCGCCTCGCAACCACCCAAACCCGAGCACAGACGGAAGAGGCACGATGA